A DNA window from Bos javanicus breed banteng chromosome 10, ARS-OSU_banteng_1.0, whole genome shotgun sequence contains the following coding sequences:
- the ACYP1 gene encoding acylphosphatase-1: protein MSMAEGDTLISVDYEIFGKVQGVFFRKYTQAEGKKLGLVGWVQNTEQGTVQGQLQGPASKVRHMQEWLETKGSPKSHIDRASFHNEKVIVKLDYTDFQIVK, encoded by the exons ATGAGCATGGCAGAAGGGGATACCCTGATATCAGTGGATTATGAAATTTTTGGAAAGGTGCAAGGAGTGTTTTTCCGCAAGTACACTCAG gCTGAGGGTAAAAAGCTTGGATTAGTAGGCTGGGTCCAGAACACTGAGCAGGGCACAGTGCAAGGACAATTGCAAGGGCCCGCCTCCAAAGTGCGTCATATGCAGGAATGGCTTGAGACAAAAGGAAGCCCCAAATCACACATCGACAGAGCAAGCTTCCACAATGAGAAGGTCATCGTAAAGCTGGACTACACAGACTTCCAAATTGTGAAATAA